A single window of Granulicella mallensis MP5ACTX8 DNA harbors:
- a CDS encoding patatin-like phospholipase family protein, protein MSSFTILSFVGGGIRGLASATLLNALFEKHSNVVSGASMLAGTSTGGTIIAALVNGESPQEIVTTYRTTDREFYIKYYSGGDPTKPAYPVELFAAGMYAKYGLQKLSDKNQKLLFTSFDVGQKGTPWQPLLLHNFPDSPTADTKLADAVVATSAMPGMFGSHKFGNYQGTIDGAFVNHDPTLAAIALAINSGVNPSDIVAICFGTGLMANSLGSATQSWGFQQWQTGDPDNPYNVPPLLINGLPSPVLNASLNGTSTSLIPDLARMMLPGRYAYLNPTLPNYIPENETNNLVLDELEGLAKAVTLTPEFDIAKRLVKDHWSLAI, encoded by the coding sequence ATGAGCAGTTTTACGATTCTATCGTTCGTCGGCGGGGGCATCCGCGGACTAGCCTCCGCTACGTTGCTGAATGCACTTTTTGAGAAACACTCCAATGTCGTCTCAGGCGCCAGCATGCTGGCCGGAACCTCCACCGGCGGTACTATCATCGCCGCTCTGGTGAATGGGGAGAGCCCGCAGGAGATCGTCACCACCTATAGGACCACCGACCGGGAGTTCTATATCAAGTACTACAGCGGCGGCGATCCTACCAAGCCGGCCTACCCCGTCGAACTCTTTGCCGCGGGGATGTATGCAAAATATGGACTCCAGAAGCTCAGCGACAAGAATCAAAAGCTTCTATTTACCTCCTTCGACGTCGGCCAGAAGGGCACGCCCTGGCAACCGCTTCTCCTTCACAACTTTCCCGATTCCCCTACAGCCGACACCAAACTTGCGGATGCGGTCGTTGCCACATCGGCCATGCCTGGCATGTTTGGCTCCCATAAGTTCGGCAACTATCAAGGCACGATCGATGGCGCCTTCGTCAACCACGATCCCACGCTTGCGGCAATCGCCCTGGCCATCAACTCGGGTGTCAATCCGTCCGATATCGTCGCGATCTGCTTCGGCACAGGTCTTATGGCCAATAGCCTTGGAAGCGCAACACAGTCCTGGGGCTTCCAGCAATGGCAGACAGGCGACCCCGACAACCCTTACAACGTTCCGCCTCTCCTCATCAACGGGCTGCCATCGCCAGTCCTGAACGCCTCTCTCAACGGAACCTCCACCAGTCTCATCCCCGACCTCGCTCGCATGATGCTGCCCGGCCGCTACGCTTATCTCAACCCCACCCTCCCCAACTACATTCCCGAGAATGAGACCAACAATCTGGTGCTCGATGAACTGGAAGGGCTGGCGAAAGCTGTCACCCTTACTCCCGAATTCGACATCGCAAAAAGACTGGTAAAAGACCACTGGTCCCTGGCCATCTAA